The proteins below are encoded in one region of Thermogemmatispora onikobensis:
- a CDS encoding MFS transporter, whose protein sequence is MATVSETSPVTVRRMVPILAASTVGTAIEWYDFFLYGFLSATVFPRLFFPELNPVAGTIASFTTNFVGFFARPLGGAFFGWFGDRVGRKSTLIATLLLMGIATALMGLLPGYDQIGLAAPLVLSVLRFLQGAGVGGEWGGSVLLSMEYGDDRRRGFWMSWPQTGVPLGLALAAIAVLSFQAIFPGEAFLAIGWRIPFLLSLLLILVGLYIRLRILETPAFRRVKETGRIAHVPLVEVFRHYWREIILSALVRSAEQAPFYLFTTFVLSYGSKTLKVDSSVLYAGLIISAVCSLILMPTWSHLSDRFGRKRWYMIGCVLMALYAFPYFLLLETRLPVVVLLAMILSISFCHDWLYGPQAALISERFGTRLRYSGASLGYQLASITAGGPAPILATWLVANTHTWLGNGAPSFTLIAVFIIFMAVVSFISTALIGRELAGQAAVEEVGGEGTALAPQAQ, encoded by the coding sequence ATGGCAACGGTCTCAGAGACGAGTCCCGTCACTGTACGCCGTATGGTGCCCATTCTGGCGGCCAGCACCGTCGGAACGGCCATTGAGTGGTACGATTTCTTCCTCTACGGCTTCCTCTCGGCGACGGTTTTCCCCAGGCTCTTCTTCCCGGAGCTGAACCCGGTTGCTGGGACAATCGCTTCCTTTACGACCAACTTCGTCGGATTCTTTGCACGTCCACTGGGTGGGGCCTTCTTCGGCTGGTTTGGCGATCGCGTGGGGCGGAAGTCAACGCTGATTGCGACGCTGTTGCTGATGGGGATCGCCACGGCGCTGATGGGCCTCTTGCCTGGCTATGACCAGATTGGCCTGGCGGCCCCGTTGGTGCTCTCGGTACTGCGTTTCCTGCAGGGGGCTGGCGTTGGTGGCGAGTGGGGTGGCTCGGTCCTGCTCTCAATGGAGTATGGCGATGATCGCCGCCGCGGCTTCTGGATGAGCTGGCCACAGACTGGCGTGCCACTGGGGCTGGCCCTGGCGGCTATTGCCGTCCTGAGCTTTCAGGCCATTTTCCCTGGTGAGGCCTTTTTAGCGATCGGCTGGCGCATTCCCTTCCTGCTGAGTTTGCTGCTGATCCTGGTCGGCCTTTACATCCGCCTGCGCATTCTGGAGACGCCGGCTTTTCGTCGTGTCAAGGAGACGGGGCGCATTGCTCATGTGCCGCTGGTGGAGGTCTTCCGCCATTACTGGCGCGAGATCATCCTCTCGGCTCTGGTGCGCTCGGCTGAGCAGGCGCCGTTCTATCTCTTCACGACTTTCGTTCTCTCCTATGGCTCCAAGACGCTCAAGGTTGATTCCAGCGTTCTCTATGCTGGCCTGATCATCTCGGCGGTTTGCAGTTTGATCCTGATGCCGACCTGGAGTCATCTCTCGGATCGCTTCGGGCGCAAGCGCTGGTACATGATTGGCTGCGTCTTGATGGCCCTCTATGCTTTTCCGTACTTCCTGCTGCTGGAGACGCGCCTGCCGGTGGTGGTCCTGCTGGCGATGATCCTCTCGATCAGCTTCTGCCATGACTGGCTCTACGGTCCGCAGGCGGCCTTGATTTCGGAGCGCTTTGGAACGCGGCTGCGCTACAGTGGGGCCTCACTCGGCTACCAGCTTGCTTCGATTACGGCGGGCGGCCCGGCGCCGATCCTGGCGACCTGGCTAGTGGCCAATACGCATACCTGGCTGGGGAATGGGGCGCCGTCCTTTACGCTGATTGCCGTCTTCATCATCTTTATGGCCGTGGTCTCCTTTATCTCGACGGCCCTGATCGGGCGTGAGCTGGCCGGTCAGGCTGCTGTAGAAGAGGTGGGGGGCGAGGGGACGGCGCTGGCGCCGCAGGCGCAGTAA
- a CDS encoding lycopene cyclase domain-containing protein, with protein MAHTTYLLFLLVWALPILALQWLLGWRKLWAWRRRWPWAVLLVGSYLTLADSLAIAQHIWFFQPALTLGLTLGNVPLEEALFYFLTAAMIAQGFVLLLPASLTPPGSPPRPEAETPVH; from the coding sequence ATGGCCCACACGACCTATCTGCTCTTCCTACTGGTCTGGGCGCTGCCTATTTTGGCCCTGCAATGGCTCCTCGGCTGGCGCAAACTCTGGGCCTGGCGCCGACGTTGGCCCTGGGCAGTGCTTCTGGTCGGCAGCTACCTGACGCTGGCCGATAGCCTGGCGATCGCTCAACATATCTGGTTCTTCCAGCCCGCTCTGACCCTCGGCCTCACTCTCGGCAACGTTCCCCTGGAGGAAGCCCTCTTCTACTTCCTGACGGCGGCCATGATCGCTCAGGGCTTCGTTCTCCTGCTGCCCGCCTCCCTCACTCCCCCCGGTTCGCCACCCAGGCCCGAGGCAGAGACCCCCGTCCACTGA
- a CDS encoding lycopene cyclase domain-containing protein: MTYAGFLALFLLAPCALLALLLRRRLLCRRYYWLVTALLGGIVLLAMAPWDHAAVARGIWNWSPTQTWGLRLWLIPLEEYLFALLETLLTTLLLFALLPPDPGPGPRRRVPGRKVPQREPANNKKGA; the protein is encoded by the coding sequence ATGACCTACGCTGGCTTTCTGGCACTGTTCTTGCTTGCACCTTGCGCCTTACTGGCGCTTCTGTTGCGTCGACGACTGCTCTGTCGACGCTACTACTGGCTGGTCACAGCGCTGCTCGGCGGCATCGTCCTGCTTGCTATGGCCCCCTGGGATCATGCCGCCGTCGCGCGGGGCATCTGGAACTGGTCCCCCACCCAGACCTGGGGCCTGCGCCTCTGGCTCATCCCGCTTGAAGAATATCTCTTCGCTCTGCTAGAGACCCTGCTGACCACCCTCCTGCTTTTTGCTCTCTTGCCCCCTGACCCTGGTCCTGGTCCCAGGCGGAGGGTCCCCGGACGGAAGGTTCCACAGAGAGAGCCAGCCAACAACAAGAAGGGAGCCTGA
- a CDS encoding COG4705 family protein produces MSDRRPSPLGVHPARQAPPSPSPALSPRQWQPLLVKVPEITVYFWVIKLLTTALGESTSDFLVYQINPYVAVGLGCLGLVATVILQLWLRRYVAWVYWLAALMVAVFGTMAADVLHVVLGVSYVVSTVLFSAALAVIFVAWYVSEHTLSIHSVYRGRRELFYWAAVIATFALGTAAGDLTAATLNLGYFPSILLFAVLFALPALGYWLLRFNAIAAFWWAYIVTRPLGASIADWLGKPYLGGLGFGDDKVSLVLLILLVLFVAYVSVTRRDVQDRPAETR; encoded by the coding sequence GTGTCTGACAGGCGCCCTTCTCCGTTGGGAGTCCATCCTGCCAGGCAGGCGCCACCTTCGCCTTCTCCTGCGCTCTCACCCCGGCAATGGCAGCCGCTGCTCGTCAAGGTACCGGAGATCACAGTCTATTTCTGGGTGATCAAGCTCCTGACGACGGCCCTGGGGGAATCGACCTCGGACTTTCTGGTTTACCAGATCAATCCCTATGTGGCGGTGGGCCTGGGCTGTTTAGGGCTGGTGGCGACCGTGATCTTGCAGCTCTGGCTGCGGCGCTATGTCGCCTGGGTCTACTGGTTGGCGGCCTTGATGGTGGCGGTCTTTGGAACGATGGCCGCCGATGTCTTGCATGTGGTGCTGGGTGTCTCATATGTGGTCTCGACGGTCCTTTTTTCGGCGGCTCTGGCGGTGATCTTCGTGGCCTGGTATGTGTCTGAGCACACGCTCTCGATCCACAGCGTCTATCGCGGGCGCCGTGAGCTGTTCTACTGGGCGGCGGTGATCGCTACTTTTGCCCTCGGAACAGCGGCAGGCGACCTGACGGCAGCTACCCTGAATCTCGGTTACTTCCCCTCGATTCTGCTCTTCGCGGTCCTCTTTGCGCTGCCCGCCTTGGGCTACTGGTTGCTCCGCTTCAATGCGATCGCAGCCTTCTGGTGGGCCTATATTGTGACCAGGCCCCTGGGCGCTTCGATTGCGGACTGGCTGGGCAAGCCGTATCTGGGCGGCCTGGGTTTCGGCGACGACAAGGTCTCGCTGGTCTTGCTGATCTTGCTGGTGCTGTTTGTGGCTTATGTGAGTGTCACGCGCCGCGATGTGCAGGACCGCCCTGCCGAGACGCGCTGA
- a CDS encoding response regulator transcription factor: MKKAHILIVDDDSRLVNTLRRTLIYEGFQVSTAFDGQSALEAVRAAVPDLVILDIMLPGLDGLQVCRHLREARERVAILMLTARDAVKDRVQGLELGADDYLVKPFALEELLARVKALLRRAAPPALSREVLCFADLELDTATRQARRGERLIELSTTEYELLVLFLRNPQVVLTRAFLMEQIWGYDFEGSPNILEVYVGRLRNKLEQQGEKRLIQTVRGAGYVLRLSE; the protein is encoded by the coding sequence ATGAAGAAGGCACACATTCTGATTGTTGACGACGATAGCCGCCTGGTCAACACACTGCGGCGCACCCTGATCTACGAGGGCTTCCAGGTCTCGACGGCCTTTGACGGACAAAGTGCGCTGGAGGCGGTACGGGCGGCTGTGCCCGATCTGGTCATTCTCGATATCATGCTCCCCGGCCTCGACGGTCTGCAGGTCTGTCGCCACCTGCGCGAGGCCAGGGAGCGTGTTGCCATTTTAATGCTCACGGCGCGTGATGCGGTGAAGGATCGCGTACAGGGGCTAGAGCTGGGGGCGGATGACTATCTTGTCAAGCCCTTTGCGCTTGAAGAGCTGCTGGCGCGTGTCAAAGCGCTGCTGAGGCGCGCAGCTCCGCCTGCCCTCAGCCGTGAGGTGCTATGCTTTGCCGATCTGGAGCTGGACACGGCCACGCGCCAGGCCCGGCGCGGCGAGCGTCTGATTGAGTTGAGCACGACGGAGTATGAGCTGCTGGTACTCTTTCTGCGCAATCCGCAGGTGGTGTTGACGCGCGCTTTCTTGATGGAACAGATCTGGGGGTATGATTTTGAGGGGAGTCCGAATATTCTCGAAGTCTATGTTGGGCGCCTGCGCAATAAGCTGGAGCAGCAAGGGGAGAAGCGGCTGATTCAGACGGTGCGCGGCGCTGGCTATGTCTTGCGGCTTTCCGAGTAA
- a CDS encoding HAMP domain-containing sensor histidine kinase, which translates to MVAMAAMVAMAPRAWRVLPLQVRLTLVYMLLLGLALAAFGWPVYRQAERTAYQGLDDLLRSRAASVRFGKILWASECSASAQESLPRELPVLLNGVDTLGAGVSIEVLSATGKLLATTSGAGAAAAANANPLEALVYLDPGSMTPLPQPVPWDAAAFRQVIQSSRNESVAAGEEGLFTTLSYGGRHVRVYTLLSGPGCQGAYHVIQVARSEQDIEQWLTWLRAALLGGAALTLLLAMLGGSFLTRGPLRAMQRITRTARQIKDARDFSQRLPLDGGELEGSKELGELARTLNSMLAALEEAYRAQQRFIADASHELRAPVTSIRCNLDLLARAPDLPASEVQAALEDARAEAQRMGRLIQDLLLLARSDEQQRLRVGGGQEWQAAQRSLSRVPLDDLLLEVFHQYRRLSRPERSEGQGTLDEGDCGPRLVLLQTEPVQVYGDADALKQALIALVDNALKYTPAQGTVSLALSIEGGQAQLRVSDTGIGIAPEDLPYVFERFYRADRARSRDRGGSGLGLAIVRSIVQAHGGSVSVESTLGQGSTFAIRLPLAEP; encoded by the coding sequence ATGGTAGCGATGGCAGCGATGGTAGCAATGGCGCCGAGGGCCTGGAGGGTGCTCCCGCTGCAGGTGCGCCTGACACTGGTCTATATGCTGCTGCTGGGGCTGGCGCTGGCTGCTTTCGGGTGGCCCGTCTACCGGCAGGCTGAGCGCACGGCCTATCAGGGGCTGGATGATCTGCTACGCAGCCGTGCTGCAAGCGTGCGCTTTGGAAAGATCCTCTGGGCCAGTGAGTGTAGTGCTTCTGCGCAGGAGTCCTTGCCGCGGGAGCTGCCTGTGCTCCTCAACGGGGTTGACACGCTGGGGGCGGGGGTCTCGATCGAGGTGCTGAGCGCGACGGGAAAACTGCTGGCCACGACCTCGGGGGCCGGGGCGGCGGCTGCCGCGAACGCCAACCCGCTGGAGGCGCTGGTGTATCTTGATCCGGGCAGCATGACACCTCTTCCCCAGCCGGTGCCCTGGGATGCTGCCGCGTTTCGGCAAGTTATCCAGAGCAGTCGCAACGAGTCCGTGGCGGCGGGGGAGGAGGGCCTCTTCACCACCCTTTCCTATGGTGGCCGTCATGTGCGCGTCTACACCCTGCTCAGCGGTCCTGGTTGCCAGGGGGCCTATCACGTGATCCAGGTAGCGCGCTCGGAGCAGGATATCGAGCAGTGGCTGACCTGGTTGCGCGCAGCGCTCCTCGGAGGGGCTGCGCTGACGCTGCTACTTGCCATGCTGGGAGGCTCGTTTCTGACGCGGGGGCCGCTGCGGGCCATGCAGCGCATCACGCGCACAGCCCGGCAGATTAAGGATGCGCGTGATTTTAGCCAGCGGCTGCCTCTGGATGGTGGTGAGTTGGAAGGAAGTAAGGAGCTGGGGGAGCTGGCTCGCACACTGAATAGTATGTTAGCCGCCTTGGAAGAGGCTTATCGTGCTCAGCAGCGTTTTATCGCCGACGCTTCCCATGAGTTGCGGGCCCCTGTGACCTCCATTCGTTGCAACCTTGATCTGCTGGCGCGTGCGCCTGATCTGCCAGCTAGCGAGGTGCAGGCGGCGCTGGAAGATGCCCGCGCGGAGGCCCAGCGCATGGGGCGTCTGATTCAGGACCTGTTGTTACTGGCGCGTAGCGATGAGCAGCAGCGGCTGCGTGTCGGTGGCGGGCAGGAGTGGCAGGCAGCGCAACGTTCCTTGTCGCGTGTGCCGCTTGACGATCTGCTGCTGGAGGTCTTCCATCAATACCGGCGGCTGAGCCGGCCCGAGCGGTCCGAGGGCCAGGGGACTCTCGACGAGGGTGATTGCGGGCCACGGCTGGTGCTGCTGCAGACGGAGCCGGTGCAGGTCTATGGCGATGCTGACGCTCTCAAGCAGGCCCTGATCGCCCTGGTGGATAACGCGCTCAAGTATACTCCTGCCCAAGGGACGGTCTCGCTGGCGCTCTCGATCGAGGGGGGGCAGGCGCAACTACGGGTGAGCGATACGGGGATCGGCATTGCGCCCGAGGACCTGCCCTATGTCTTCGAGCGCTTCTATCGGGCCGATCGGGCGCGCAGTCGCGACCGCGGTGGTAGTGGGCTGGGGTTAGCCATTGTGCGCAGTATTGTGCAGGCGCATGGGGGCAGTGTCAGCGTTGAGAGCACACTGGGCCAGGGCAGCACGTTTGCAATCAGGTTGCCGTTGGCGGAGCCGTAG
- a CDS encoding glycosyltransferase family 39 protein yields the protein MNPVARKSFGPLSSQLRSRASLDLAIAWLPVSCLFLLALLLYLHALGSPSLWFDEAFSVELARQPLPRLWQAIWGPEPNMELYYLLLHFWLQLTGALGLAPTEFIVRLPSAICAALSVVVVYLFGKRYLSVTAGLCAALLYLLNYSTLIYAQQTRAYALQLLLLTLSWYALAACYTARRRLAGWWTLYVVTTTLAFYAQLFSLVIFFIQLVTIAGLWLLPTAWREDARQRWKLIASALVAIGLLALPLIPVARQTGKTDWLAQPHFHDLLNLLAVMLGGDHPLVTLLVLSCLPALLLIPLALILRRAERQGLAFSVQHGNRWLAYARHLAADHLPLLWLISCWFIVTILLSFGLSLGPARLFSSRYLVVTMPAFALLSALGLSLVRPRLLQGALALLLVALSFVNALNYYPHAQLEDRRSAAMWLQHHYQPNDGLVCYNTIQGCQVSFEYYFAAYPISQAHFTNDAPGNLLSWQTDSGYAAPGRTPDAALDINAVAAYARQHPRLFYIVGRVPDSQAAQQVSAVESWLDHHYRLLASMSSAGDISVRLYAVAPEISSERSPATASSRLSTLVPTAPPTAT from the coding sequence ATGAACCCTGTCGCACGGAAGTCCTTCGGCCCACTCAGCTCGCAGCTTCGCTCGCGCGCGTCGCTTGACCTGGCCATAGCCTGGCTACCCGTCAGCTGTTTGTTCTTACTCGCCTTGCTGCTCTACTTGCATGCTCTGGGATCGCCCAGCCTCTGGTTTGACGAAGCCTTCTCCGTCGAACTGGCGCGCCAACCACTGCCGCGGCTCTGGCAAGCCATCTGGGGACCTGAGCCGAATATGGAGCTGTATTATCTCCTACTGCATTTCTGGCTGCAACTCACCGGCGCTCTCGGGCTGGCACCCACCGAATTCATCGTCCGCCTCCCCTCGGCCATCTGCGCCGCCCTCAGCGTCGTTGTCGTCTACCTCTTCGGCAAACGCTACCTCAGCGTCACCGCCGGTCTTTGCGCCGCCCTGCTCTACCTGCTCAACTACTCGACGCTCATCTACGCCCAGCAAACGCGGGCCTACGCCCTGCAGCTTCTGCTGCTCACCCTCTCCTGGTACGCCCTGGCTGCCTGCTACACCGCCCGCCGACGCCTGGCCGGCTGGTGGACCCTCTACGTGGTCACCACCACCCTGGCCTTCTACGCCCAGCTCTTCAGCCTGGTCATCTTCTTCATCCAGCTTGTAACCATTGCCGGCCTCTGGCTGCTGCCCACAGCCTGGCGCGAAGACGCCCGCCAGCGCTGGAAGCTCATCGCCAGCGCCCTCGTCGCTATTGGCCTGCTCGCCCTCCCGCTGATCCCCGTCGCCAGGCAAACTGGTAAGACCGACTGGCTGGCACAGCCGCATTTCCACGACCTGCTCAACCTGCTGGCCGTCATGCTCGGCGGCGATCATCCACTCGTGACCCTGCTGGTCCTGAGCTGCCTGCCAGCCCTGCTACTGATCCCGCTGGCCCTCATCCTGCGCCGGGCCGAACGTCAGGGCTTAGCCTTCTCTGTCCAGCACGGCAATCGCTGGCTGGCCTATGCCAGGCATCTGGCCGCTGATCACCTGCCGCTGCTTTGGCTCATCAGCTGCTGGTTCATCGTGACCATTCTGCTCAGCTTCGGCCTCTCACTCGGACCAGCCCGCCTCTTCTCCTCCCGCTACCTGGTAGTCACCATGCCCGCCTTCGCCCTCCTCAGCGCCCTGGGCCTCTCACTCGTGCGTCCGCGTCTGCTCCAGGGAGCGCTCGCTCTCCTCCTCGTCGCCCTCTCCTTCGTCAATGCTCTCAACTACTACCCACACGCCCAGCTCGAAGACCGGCGCAGCGCTGCCATGTGGCTCCAGCACCACTACCAGCCCAACGACGGCCTTGTCTGCTACAACACTATCCAGGGCTGTCAGGTCTCCTTCGAATACTATTTCGCCGCCTACCCCATCAGCCAGGCCCACTTCACCAATGACGCCCCGGGCAACCTACTCTCCTGGCAGACCGACAGTGGCTACGCCGCCCCGGGACGCACACCAGACGCCGCCCTCGACATCAACGCCGTCGCCGCCTACGCCCGCCAACACCCGCGCCTCTTCTACATCGTCGGGCGCGTCCCCGATAGCCAGGCTGCCCAGCAAGTCAGCGCCGTTGAGAGCTGGCTGGACCACCACTACCGCCTGTTGGCCTCCATGAGCAGCGCCGGGGACATCAGTGTGCGCCTCTACGCTGTTGCACCAGAGATCTCCTCAGAGCGCTCCCCGGCCACTGCCAGCAGCCGGTTGTCAACGCTGGTCCCTACGGCTCCGCCAACGGCAACCTGA
- a CDS encoding helix-turn-helix domain-containing protein, whose protein sequence is MLPKNTFGHLIRTYRRLRGWSQADLAQRWGYSREYVSQIERGKRKLDSLQQVLRLADLLDIPQDQLDAIGRGIPRRTIQIQRPEQADSAILQMLLAPSRDMVQLSYLLWIADQAPSLQDKLHDLVSQLDQALISYHGDLLKPAQQLLAYAHQMLGRMAVDRLDLAAAAGHFSEAIALGEELRDPDLLTIGMVYQGSLLRKRGRFETAIRCFEAARQHLGSTSPATQGMYYVHLSTVYADSGQETPFLRCIEQALDLASSQQDSLAGLANDFSLDDVLWAKAGGFSELWKPAEALKVYEQTDKLRPFRPLREQGAYLIDKGEAYLRLGELDEGISLSLKGIELATSYQSRRQLGWVEKTYQRLRVLPIGKDKRLDTLKDALSEARRKLE, encoded by the coding sequence ATGTTACCCAAGAATACTTTCGGCCACCTCATCCGCACCTACCGTCGTCTCCGCGGTTGGAGCCAGGCCGACCTGGCCCAACGCTGGGGCTACAGCCGTGAATACGTCTCCCAGATCGAACGCGGCAAACGTAAGCTCGACAGCCTCCAGCAGGTCTTGCGCCTCGCCGACCTCCTCGACATCCCTCAAGACCAGCTCGACGCCATCGGGCGCGGCATCCCTCGCCGCACCATCCAGATCCAGCGCCCCGAACAAGCCGATAGCGCCATCCTCCAGATGCTCCTCGCCCCTAGCCGCGACATGGTCCAGCTCTCTTACCTGCTCTGGATCGCCGATCAAGCCCCCTCCCTCCAAGACAAGCTCCACGACCTCGTTTCCCAACTCGACCAGGCCCTCATCTCTTACCACGGCGACCTCCTCAAACCCGCTCAGCAGCTGCTCGCCTACGCCCACCAGATGCTCGGACGCATGGCCGTCGACCGCCTCGACCTGGCTGCCGCCGCCGGCCACTTCTCCGAAGCCATCGCCCTCGGCGAGGAGCTTCGTGACCCCGATCTGCTCACCATCGGCATGGTCTATCAGGGCAGCCTCTTGCGCAAGCGGGGCCGCTTCGAAACGGCCATCCGCTGCTTCGAGGCCGCTCGCCAGCATCTGGGTAGCACCAGCCCGGCCACCCAGGGCATGTACTACGTCCATCTCTCCACGGTCTACGCGGACAGCGGCCAGGAAACCCCTTTTCTGCGTTGCATCGAGCAGGCCCTCGATCTGGCCTCCAGCCAGCAGGACAGCCTCGCCGGACTGGCCAACGATTTCAGCCTCGATGATGTCCTCTGGGCTAAGGCCGGTGGCTTCTCAGAGTTGTGGAAACCTGCCGAGGCTCTCAAGGTCTATGAGCAGACAGACAAATTGCGCCCATTCAGGCCACTGCGAGAGCAGGGAGCGTACTTGATTGATAAGGGAGAGGCTTACCTACGCCTGGGAGAGCTAGATGAGGGAATCTCTCTGTCCTTGAAAGGGATAGAACTAGCCACCTCCTATCAATCAAGACGTCAGCTAGGCTGGGTCGAAAAAACGTATCAGCGCTTGCGCGTACTCCCCATCGGGAAGGATAAACGTCTTGATACTTTGAAAGACGCCTTGTCTGAGGCAAGAAGGAAGCTAGAATAA
- the bioF gene encoding 8-amino-7-oxononanoate synthase: MMQEGRPLDFMRERLEALREAQLYRRLRPELGSSEPWLECNGHRLLNLSSNNYLGLATHPALKTAAKQASERYGCGAGSSRLIAGSSDLHAELERRLARFKRSESALLFNSGYVANVGVITALVGPGDLILSDALNHASIIDGCRLSRATCKVYPHNDSDTVAQLLAEAYRSGQYRRILVVTDSVFSMDGDVAPLGDLIALCRQYGALLLVDEAHATGCLGPGGRGLLATVASDYEGLIAIGTLSKALGSFGAFVTGPVLLTDYLINVARPFIFTTALPPPVIAASLAALTLLEEQPTLVERLQANAAYLRRGLQALGYDTLTSRTHIVPVLVGDAGLALKMAARLQDYGVLAVAIRPPTVPAGMARIRASVMAVHERSDLDFAIEAFERVGGELKLLR; the protein is encoded by the coding sequence ATGATGCAAGAGGGCAGGCCCCTGGATTTCATGCGCGAGCGGCTGGAGGCCCTGCGTGAGGCTCAACTCTATCGGCGGCTGCGCCCGGAACTGGGGAGTAGCGAACCCTGGCTAGAGTGCAACGGGCATCGCCTGCTCAATCTCAGCTCCAACAATTATCTTGGCCTGGCCACCCATCCAGCCCTCAAAACAGCCGCCAAGCAGGCCAGCGAGCGCTACGGTTGCGGCGCCGGCTCCTCGCGGCTCATCGCCGGCAGCAGCGATCTCCACGCCGAACTAGAGCGGCGCCTCGCCCGCTTCAAAAGGAGCGAAAGCGCCCTTCTCTTCAACAGCGGCTACGTTGCTAATGTCGGCGTCATCACCGCCCTCGTCGGTCCCGGCGACCTCATCCTCAGCGATGCCCTCAACCATGCCAGCATCATCGACGGCTGTCGACTCAGCCGCGCCACCTGCAAAGTCTACCCGCACAACGACAGCGATACCGTTGCACAGCTGCTTGCCGAAGCATATCGCAGCGGGCAGTATCGCCGAATCCTCGTCGTCACTGACTCCGTCTTCAGCATGGACGGCGACGTCGCTCCCCTGGGGGACCTGATCGCCCTCTGTCGTCAGTACGGCGCCCTCCTGCTCGTCGACGAAGCCCACGCCACTGGCTGTCTGGGACCGGGCGGGCGCGGGCTGCTGGCTACTGTAGCGAGCGACTACGAGGGCCTCATCGCCATCGGTACCCTCAGCAAAGCCCTCGGCAGCTTTGGCGCCTTCGTGACCGGCCCGGTCCTGCTCACCGACTACCTGATCAACGTCGCGCGCCCCTTCATCTTCACCACTGCCCTACCTCCGCCGGTCATTGCTGCCTCCCTGGCCGCGCTCACCCTCCTTGAAGAGCAGCCCACACTCGTCGAGCGTCTCCAGGCCAACGCTGCCTACCTGCGTCGGGGACTGCAAGCCCTCGGCTATGACACCCTGACCTCCCGCACCCATATCGTGCCGGTGCTCGTCGGCGATGCCGGGCTGGCCCTCAAGATGGCGGCGCGCCTGCAAGATTATGGCGTCCTCGCCGTCGCCATCCGTCCGCCAACGGTCCCAGCGGGCATGGCGCGCATCCGGGCCAGCGTCATGGCCGTGCACGAGCGCAGCGACCTCGATTTCGCCATAGAGGCCTTCGAGCGTGTCGGGGGCGAACTGAAGCTGCTCCGCTGA